The DNA region GAAAAAAAGATTGCCCCGGTCTAAATCAGCGTAAACACGCCCGTCCTTCCCGGAAGATCAAGCATCGTAATATTCACGCTCTGCACGTTCTCGTCACTATCGAAGGTGAAGTAGACACCGGTGCCGGTCGTCGGCTCGTAAAAGGCATCCCCGTCATACGGCGTAAGGACGTACTGCATTTCGGCCGGTCCGAGATACAGATTAAGGCCGCTGTCTCCCTCTTCGACCGTTATCGTACCGTAATAATCCTGATAATACGATCCGCAGTAGTTTACCAGATCCCGGGGCGATGACGCATTTTCCGGAGCCTCTGGAAGCGTTGAATATGGACTCAGCACCGAAGATCCCGGCTCCATGGCTGCATTGATCTCCTCCTCGATCTCCGCGTACCAGTCATTCTGCACGGAACCCGTGAAGTACATATCTTCCCAGCCCCGCACAACGGCTTTTTTCAGGACATGCCCTCCAGGAAAGCCGTTCGTTAAAACAACGATGCCCATCCCTTCTGCCGGGTAGAGGGTGATCAGCGTGGAGACACCACTCGTAAAGTCGCCGCCGTGTTCGACCCTGACCCTGCCGTCCGCAGATACCACGTCCCATCCAAGACCGTATGCCGAGATGGTGGTATAGTCGGAGAGCAGGATGTTCTGGGCTTTGTGGGTCTCGCTCAGCGCAGAGGCATCGATCACCTGCACGCCGTCGAGATTTCCGTCGTTCAACTGCAGGCGGAGATATCTGATCATATCGTTCAGCGTCGAACTGACTCCCCCGGCCGGACTGTTCGCATCATCGTTGAACAGAACTGCGGTTTGTTCCGCAACGCCGTTCGTCACGACATAGGTGTCGGCATGGTTCTCGGCCTCGGCAAAGTCGGAAAAGACCGCACTCGAGTTCGTCATACCTGCCGGGATGAAGATCCTCTCAGAAATCAGTTCATCCCAAGGAATTCCGGCTTTTATCGCCGCAGTTTCGGCGGCTGCAGTGATCCCGAGATTCGAGTAGGCGTAACTCGAGCGGAACGCGCCCGTCAGTGCAAGATATCTGAGTTTAAAGAGGGTTTCCGAACGGTTGTATCCGAACTCGGCCAGCTCGTCGCCGGCATACTCGGGAAGTCCCGTCCGGTGCGAAAGAAGATCGCGAATGGTCACATGTTCCGTGATCCATGGATCCGAAAACTGAAGGTCAGGATTGATTTCCACGGCCGAATCATCCCATGCAAGATCGCCGGTCCCGACCATCGACGCAATCGTCGCGGTCGTAAAGGACTTCGAGATGGAGGCGAGCTGGAACCGCGTATCGGCATTTACCGGCTCCTGCGTCGTGAGATTGATCACGCCGAAGCATTTTTCGTAGACGACCGTATCGTTTTGAATAATCGCGACCGCCATGCCCGGGATGCCGCTTTTGTTGAAGAGTTCTTCTGTGTAGAGATCGAACTCAGGAATCGTTTTATCGAGATCTCCTGCCGCCGGCGTCTGGTCATAGGCCGCCGTAATGCATCCCGATACCAGGATTATACAGAATAATCCGAGAATTAGTGCTGTAACCGGTTTAAAAATAATGATAATCCCCTCTGATAAGTAAAGTAACTTCCATCTTCACAATATATCTGTATTGCGGTATTTTTGCCGGATCGGGTGAATGGGAAAAATAAAAAAGCGGATCCGGTTCGGCAGGATACCGAAGGGATCGAATGGATGTTCTGTTTTCTTAGAGGCCGGCCCGCTCGACGATAACGTCGGCGACCGATTTCGCGCTCGTGAACGGGAAATCTGCGCTCGTTAGAAGGGTGCCTGCTTCGCCTGCGGTCATCTTCAGATCGCCGACCTGACAGGTCGTGTCTGCACCGTCTGGAAACGCGACGATGAGAGCGGCTGGGGTGTCGATCGGAAACGATGCTCCCGCGAGTGCCCCGCTGATCTGGGCATGGATCTGCTCTTTTACGGTAAGGGGAACAAATCCGGGCATGCCGGCAACCTCTCCCGCGGCTTTTGCGATCGGGCAGTCGGCGCTGTGGGTTTCGCATCCGAAGCATGCTCCCTTGATTGCTTTGAGGGACTCTTCTGCCTTTGTCTGCGAGACGTCTTTACCTGTGTAACTCCATGTTGGCATCTTGTTTCACCGGATACCTATTGTCTTGTTATATTTATATACAAAATCGTCATTAGAATATATAACACTGTTTGATACAGAATTATGACCCTGCGGGTTAATGATTCTGCATTACCAATATATCAATCAGCAAAGGAGGGATCATGGCAACAACACTGAGTTCATCACTGACGGAGATCCGAGAACTGAAAAAGGAGGTCACCGGGCTGCGTATGGATCTGAAGCGCTTTATCGAGCATGCGAACCAGCAGCATGTCCAAAACGCCCTTACCGATCTCAAACAGAATTATGCCGGTCTTTTCGCAAACGATCAGGTGGAAACGGCAAAATCCGAGCTTTCTTCGAATATGGTCGCAGACTGCGGGATGCGGGACAAATGCTACGGCGTTTTTCTGGAGTTCCTGCAGAACACCTCACAGCATATCAAAGACGGCCGTGTTTCTGAAGAGATCATTCAGTCCTATCGTGACCAGTTGAAAAACATGCGGGAAGCGGGTCCTTTCGACCGGTGCGACACATGTTTTTCGCAGGTCTACCGGCTTTTTGAAAAGCAGGTCGATCTCATGCAGTCTCTCGGCATTTATGAAGACAGCAGCCGGGAACAGGAGAGCATTACCGATATCCCGGAGGAAACGGCGGTCAGTGAACTCTTGGAGCCGATCGCAAACGTCCTGCGTTTCCAGATTTTGAAATCGCTTGCGGTACAAACGCGGACATTTTCTGATCTCTCCGGCCTGACCGGGCTTCGCGGCGGGAACCTGCTGTTTCATATCAAAAAACTCACCGAATCCGGCATGATCCTGCAGAGTCATGACCGTGGGGATTACGTGATCACGGATAAGGGATTCAAAGCGCTGAACGCCGTTTCGGCGCTCTACCGCGAGACCCATCACGCCTAATGCGTTCAAAAAAAGGAAAAAATATTTTTTTGGATTTATACGAGCTCGGTTCCGCCTGCCACGACCACAAACTGGCCGGTGACGTAGCTTGACATGTCGCTTGAGAAGTAGAGGATCGTTCCGTTCAGTTCGCCGCGTTTTGCCGGGCGGTTCAGCGGGCAGACTCTGCTGTACTGCGCGAGGAACTCGGATGATTTGAATAATGTGCCTTCCGTCATCTCGGATTCGAAGAGACCTGGACCGACCGCATTGACCGTGATGTTGTTTTGTCCATAGGAGGTTGCCATACCCATGGTCAGACCAAGCACGGCGGCCTTCGACGTGTTGTAGACATGGCGGACGAACATGTCTCCTTTGTCGCCGATGATCGCATTAATCGAGGCGGTGTTGACGATCTTACCGTAATTCTGGGCTTTCATGTGCGGCACGACATACTTGCTCATGAGGTAGATGCCTTTGACGTTCGTGTCCATCGATCTGTCCCATTCTTCTACGGTGAGGGTCTCGACGGTTCCGCGCTGGGCGATTCCGGCGTTGTTGAAGAGGATGTGGATCGTTCCGTAATGTTTGACGATCGCATCAACCGCCTCTTTCACGCTCTGTTCGTTCGTTACATCGCACGGATAGGTGAAAACGTCCCCGCCTTTTTCGGCGATTTCTTTTGCGACTGCTTCGAGTTTGTCTGTTCTGCGTGCAAGCATGGCGACTTTTGCTCCGGCTTCTGCGTATGCTCTTGCCGCGTCGGCGCCAAGACCGCTGGAAGCTCCGGCGACGACCGCCACTTTTCCTGTCAAATCACAATAGTTAATCATTTTCTGTCAAGCTGATACTTACCCGTTTGGAATAATAAAGAAAATGCCACTGAAAAACCGGAATACACAGCGTTTTTCCATGTAGAATCACATGGGGATTTTTCCGGAGAATACGGGCCTGAAATACAAAACAGCGGCAGGAAAAACGCAATTTTGCGGACCGGCACCGGGGGCCCTGAAGCGAATTCAGAAACTTTATCTCGAAACAGTGTGTTTATGAGATATAATGAAAGAGATAGGCAGGTATGACGGACGCTGGTATGTCTGAAGATCCCCTTCTGTCGATCCAGCAGAGATTGATCTCCTGCGGGATGCGGGAGTATGAAGCCAAAATCTATGTGACTATTTTCAGCCGCGGGATTCTGACCGCTTATGAGATCCATCAGTTCAGCGGTGTTCCCCGCGGCAGAGTGTACGATGTTTTAACGGCTCTCGAGCAGAAAGGCTTCATTTCACGTTCATGGGAGAAACCGGTCTATTATACTGCCGAGCCGGTGGAAAAGGTCTCGATTCGTCTGGTGAAGGATACGCTGGCAAATCTGGAACATATGACCGACTGTCTCAACGAACTTCAGGATGTCTGCTATCCCCTGGGAGGAAAAATCGTCGGCGTGCATGAATTCCAGACCGATCTTGCGATCGACACGCAGATCCGGATGGAACTCAGACGTTCCTGCAAGGAAGTTTTGATTCTCTGTTTCGATGAGCGGATCCTGCAAAGGTATGCCGATGATATTAAGGAAGCCGCAAAACGGATCCCGGTGTATGTCGTCGTTAAAGATAAGAAAATGGCAAAGTTCTCTCCGATAAAATGCTATATGGTCAAACGCGGGATCCCTATGACGACGATGGAGATGCCGGTCTCCTCCAAAAAACAGCGGCTCCCCGTCCTTGCACAGTTCTATCACGATCGTCAGGGCACGATCGCGATTCTTGAACATAAGGGTCAGATGATCTGTCTTGGTCTTGTGAACAATGTTTCGGTGTTTGTGGCGCAGAGTATTCTTCAAAATATCGAACGGATCGATCCGGAAGAGTGAGTTCGGCAGCTTTTCGTTCCAACCCGCCCATCACACGAACTTCACAAAAAAGCCCACGAAAACACGAAAATATAAAGAATAAAATACGGTGGGAAAGATGTAGTGCTCTCCCCCATCCCTCGCAAGTCTATCGACTTGCTCGGCTGAGGTCGTCGACTTCGTCGCCAACCCGCCCCCACACGAAATTTTCGAAAATCAACGAAATGCACGAAAAGGGGGGGCAGGGGGTGGAGGTATAGGGGGGTTGGGTGTGAGATTCGGGATGGTGTATGGGAGGGTGTGGAAGCATTAGAAAAACCAACCGCGAATCGGCGCGAATCCGCCCTTCGGGCGAGCGAATCGGATTTGCTATTCCTCACTCTCGCAATCCAGCTACGCTGTCTTGCTCCCCCCTCATCGGGAACGTTCGGGCAAATCCTTTCGCCGCCCCAGCGGCTCATACTTTTCTTTATTATGTTCTCAATCAACGTAAATCTATTTCTCTTGCTTAAACAACACAATACATATTATGGGTACAATAAAAAATGATTCAAAGTCAGAATTGGGCACACTCGGAGTGAATAAAGTATATGGAGCAATTGGTTGTTATGATATTCTTTCTGATGCCCGAGCATTTACTTCTTGGATAGAGAAATAATATCCGGATATCAATATACACGAACTCTTTCCCGGTTATTCATACTGCATTGATTTAATTGTGGGGCTGTTTGCTAGAGGAATTCATGATGACGAAACATTTGGATTAACATCTGATATTGCTTTTGACCGCGCTGTGTTCTATGGAATTCCTCCTGAGAAAATGGATCTCAACTGTGAAAAAGGACGTTTACTTTATATCCTGAAGGACAATGTTACAAAGATCAATTCATCAAAAAACTTTTCAAAATCCCGACATCCACTCAACGACTTAAAGCGTAATGTTCTGGATATCTTTGCCAATCATCTCAAAGAAAATGCCTATTCAAATCTTCCTAATCCTAAAAACGAGTTATATTCATATTTAATTGAAGGAACTGTATGGCTGTATTTTTCAAATATTGTGGGTCGTGGGATTCCATACGCTGAGGCATCAACTCCATTACGTTCCGCTAATGAGAAGGATGTAATAAGAGAGGAAACTCCTGAATGGGAGGAATACATAAAATCAGATGAGTATGGGGCGAAGGACACTCTTATTCGAGGTTACTGTTATTCTCTGGAATATCTGATAGATCAACTATCTCCAAATTTACTGGATACAGAATCTTTGAACTATTTACATAATATTGATAATTGGAATGAAATCAATCATATTTTTGACTATTTATATAAACAAATATTTATCAATCTTGATAAAATCCATGAAAATATCTGGTATATTTCTTCATTCAAAAATGATAAGAAACTTTCAAAAAAGTCACTTTCAACTATATTTGACAAATCAATAAAACTACCTAAAAAATCATTAAAAGAACAACTAGACCAAATTTTTCTTTGGTATGAGGTGGGTTTTCTTGATGCTTCAGCTGGCCCTTTCTCTGGAATGATCGCTCTCAGGACATTGTTGACAGGAGCAGTTACTAAACAAAAGGAAAGGGAAATTTCAGAACCAATTCAGATTCGCATTTTCAAACATCAATGTTTTGCGGGTTATAATTATAGTTATGCAATTCTGATGGAAGGGTATGGCTTCGCAATGGATTATTCTGGTTGGATTGTATTTTTTGATACTGATACTGATTATTCGGGAACAAGTGGTCATTATCATCAGTTGATTGATAACGATATTCAACGATATAAGGAATATCTTAATGTTGTTTCATTTGAGGTTAAAAAAGAGAAATTTGAAGATTATGTTATGGGAATTGATGCTGCAACCCAAAATGGACATTCGGTTACGGTCATTAAACGCCAAGATAAAGAAATAGAGCGAGCAAATCAGAAAGTACGTGAAATCCAAAACAAGCTTCAAAGAACACAAGATGTACTTCATTCTGCAAGGGGATTGATAATGGAATTGCTGACATATTATGATTTATCTCGCAATCCCGACACTTCAAAGAACTTAGATTGGAATATTGCTCAAAATAAACATGAAATTGATGTAACCTATGTGCGTAATGATGATACCGTAATCTTTGGGGAATGCAAGGTTTCAGCGAAGACAACTGATCTTGATGGAGAGATGAAAAATCTGGTTAATAAAATGAAAAATTGGCAACCTAACGTTGGTAATAAAATGGGACATTTCTTCTTTTTTGATGAATTATCTGAGACGGAAGTTGCCAATTACAATAAATTAAAAAAGAAGCATTCTCGAGGTGATGTGGTTATAGGTGAGTATGATGTATTATCTGAAAAGATATACTGGGATCAAAATTGGAAAAGTAAGGCTAGAGATAAATTAGACTATATTCTGAAATATAATGATAAAAAAATATAAAAATCATCATATTGTTTGGTAAGGATGCTAACTGATTCTTATGGGAGCCGCCGGGGCGGCGACAGGATTTGCCCGAACGTTCCCGATGAGGGAGGAGCAAGACTGCAAAGCAGGCTTGCGAGAGTGAGGAACAGCAAATCCGATTCTGGGAGCCCGTAGGGCTCAGATTCGCGCCGATTCGCGGTTGGTTTTTCTCATGCACCCACAACAATCCCGTACATGAAACCAACGTGCACTTCCGCAAAAAAGAGAAAAAACCTCTTCCGAATCAAATAAAAAGACATCCCGACGTGGGACGCTCCGCGCCGAATCGCAAGGCAAAGCCTTGCTCGGCTAAGGGATCTAAAGATCCCCGCCTCAGCTGAGGTCGTCGACTTCGTCGCCAACCCGCAGTCGCAAGTTTCCTTCGAAAACTTGCTCAGCTGAGGGCGAGCCTATCGGCTCACCCCGCTTCACCCAAACAGAATACTCTTCGGCTCCGTGTACTCATACACGAAGTCCCGTCCGTTTTCCCGTCCGAATCCTGAGTTCCCCACCCCGCCAAACGGCATCTCCGGTGGAAGCGTCAGATGCTTGTTCACCCAGACGACCCCGCACTTCAGCGACTCGGCAAACGTACGGGCCGTTCCTATATCGGTGGTCCAGACCGAAGACCCCAGGCCATACTGGGTGGAGTTTGCGATATCGAGCGCCTCGTCGGGAGTATTGAACGGGATCACCGACATCACCGGTCCGAAGATCTCCTCCGAGACCGCGAGCGGACTCACGTTTTTCAGCAGGGTCGGCGCGTAGAAGTTGCCGGGTATCTCCAGTCTCTTCCCGCCGTAAACCAGCTGAGCGTCGCCATTAGCGAGGATGTTTTCCACCGACGCTTCTATCTGGGCCAGCTGATCGGGATTGTTCACCGGTCCCATATTCACTTTTTCAAGACCGTTTCCAACAACGTAGCCCGAAAGCATAACCTCGGCTTTGTGCACGAACTCATCGGCAAGCGATGCGTCGACCAAGATCCGCTTGGCAGACGTGCAGACCTGGCCGCAGTTGTAGAACCGGTTTCTGACCGCCGCTTTCACCGCGGCGTCGATGTCGGCCGTCTTCGTCACGATGAAACTGTCGTTCCCGCCAAGCTCCAGCGTCAGTTTTTTCAGATGCGGGGCGGCCAGAAGCGAAACCGCCTTTCCAGAAACGACCGATCCGGTAAACGAGATGTGACGGACATCCGGGTGCGAGACGAGCGCGGCGCCGGCCTCTCCGCCGGATCCCGTCACGATCTGCAGGGCTTCTTTGGGAAAGCCTCCTTCGTACAGGGCCTCGGCGATCTTTAAGATCGTCAGAGACGCAGTCTTCGACGGCTTTGCAAGAACCGCGTTCCCGCAGGCAAGTGCGGCTCCTGCTTTCCACGCAAAGATCATCACCGGCATGTTCCAGGGAATGATCGCGGCGCAGACCCCGAGCGGTTTTCGAACAACGTTCAGATAGCCGTATCCCGGAAGATTACGGGCATCACCCGGGATACTCCCCGAGACCGAGGCATAATACTCGAATACATGGGCGGACCCGAGGATCTCGTCACGTGCTTCCCGAAGCGGTTTTCCCTGTTCGGTCGTCAGCAGAACGGCAAGTTCCTCCACCCGTGCCCGCATCAAAGACGCGGCGTTCACAAACATCACGGCACGCTTTGATGCTGCCGTCTTCTCCCAGGTCGGCAGGATATCGGCGGCCGCATTCACAAAATTGTCCACATCATCGGGCGCGGCGTTTGGTATTGTGCCGATGACTTCATTCGTGGCAGGATTTCTCACGTCGAGAGATGATTGCATGCTGGAGTATTATTCCGTAGCCTATTTAGACCTGTCCGTCGAAGCAGAAAATCGGAAATCTCTTTTTCGCGGAAAGAGAATCTATTCACATGCACGAATACGCTGAAAAGATCGCATCGATAGGTGCCGCTGCCAACCCGACGTTCATGACCCTTGGGATCACCCCGGTCTCATGGGGGAACGGGCAGGCAGTTCTCAAGATGAAAGCCTCGGATAAAATGCACAACGGTGTTGGATTCCTGCAGGGAGGGTTTTACGTCATCCTCGCCGACGAGGCGATCGCTTTGGCCGTATTAGCAGAGCTCGATCCCGGATCCGGCACCACGACCATCTCCGAAACGACGGAATTTATCCGCGGCACGAAAGATGACGAGATCTTCGCCGTCGCAAAAATCATCCAGAAAGGAAGACGGATCGTCTTTGCCGAAGCGGAAGTCAGACGCGGCAGCGTCGAAGGCGATCTCCTTTCAAAAACCACGGCCTCGTATCTGGTCACGCAGTGCTGACGAACTACCTGAAATGGTTTTGGGACGCAGAAATAGGATATCTCCACCGCGGGACGCTCCGCGCCGGAGTCGCGTCCCCGCACCCCAAATCAAAATAAAATGAATGATACCTCAACAGAAAAACCCGCACGCGGGTTTTTCCGATAGCATTTTTCAAGTGAGGGTGCGATTCCTGCGCAGGCGATAAGCCGGAGCATAGCACCCGAACGTAAGGAAAATGCGATTCGCGAGGATTCGCGGAGATTTGCGGTAAAATAATCTCTTGTCTCCCCACCCAACCTTACCCTTTCCGAATCTCAGCCCTTATTCGCGGTTGGTTCTTTCTCATCCATCACCACGTGGCCCTATCCCTCCTTCCTAGAAAAAATGACAGATTCATATCACCTCACGCCAAAGTATAACGATTATGGAGGAGCATGGCTGTTGAACTGGAAGTCGTAGACCGGGTCGAAGAGTGGACCGGGTTTCTGAAAAAGAAATACAAAAGCGAACTCAATAAAATATCCCGTGAATACCCAAGCGAACGTTCCCTGGAAATAGACTACGGCGTTCTGGAAAAATACGGAAAGATCGGTGTCGTTCTCGCCGACGAACTCCTCGAACACCCGGGAAAAACCCTCGAGGACGTCAAAGACGCGATTAGGACGTCGCGCCTCATCACCGGCAAAGATGTCGAAGGAAACGACATCTCCGACACCATAATCGGGAAAGTCAATATACGGTTCGTCCGCCTCCCGCGAAAGACCCAGATCAGGGACATCCGGGCAGACGACATCAATAAATTCATCAGCATCGACGGGATCGTGCGCCGGGTCACCGAGGTCCGCCCCCGGCTCGTCACCGGAGCGTTCCGGTGCGTGAACGGGCACATCACCTACAAAAAACAGGAGTACGGCTCCTACTCCGAGCCGGACATGTGTGGGCATGCCGAGTGTACGCTGAAAAAGCTCGAACTCGTGCAGAGCAAATCGACCTTCATCGACTCGCAGAAACTCCGTGTCCAGGAGACGCCCGAAGGACTTCGCGGCGGCGAGCAGCCCCAGAACATCGACATCGACACGATCGACGATCTCTGCGGCAAAGTCTCGCCGGGCGACCGCGTTATCGTGAACGGAATCCTTCGAAGCGTGCAAAGAGTCGTCGGCGGTCAGAAAAGCACCGTCTTCGACCTCTACATCGAATGCAACTCGATCGAGATCTCCATAAAAGAGTTCGAAGAGGTCAACATCTCCGAAGAGGATGAGGTCACGATCAAAGATATGGCCGCCGACCCCGGCGTATACGGGAAGATCGCCAGATCGATCGCCCCGACCATCTACGGAAACGACGAGGTCAAGGAAGCCATCGCTCTCCAGATGTTCGGCGGGATCCCAAAGGAAATGCCGGACGGATCCAGTCTTCGAGGCGATATCCATATCCTCCTCGTTGGTGACCCGGGTATTGCAAAATCCCAGCTGCTTCGCTACGTCATCAAACTCGCTCCGCGTGGGATCTACACCTCCGGAAAATCCGCATCCTCGGCAGGTCTGACGGCAGCCGCCGTGAAAGATGATCTTGGAGACGGCCGCTGGACGCTTGAAGCCGGAGCACTCGTTCTCGCGGACAAAGGTATCGCCGCGGTGGACGAAATGGACAAAATGCAGAAAGACGACCGCTCCTCTCTGCACGAAGCAATGGAGCAGCAGTCCGTTTCGATCGCGAAGGCCGGCATCAATGCTACGCTAAGGACCCGCTGTTCCCTGCTCGGCGCGGCCAACCCAAAGCTCGGCAGATTCGACGAGTATGCCAACATCTCCGAACAGATCAACATGCCGCCGTCCCTTCTCTCCCGTTTCGATCTGATCTTCATCATGAAGGATCAACCGGACGCTACAAGGGATCTCAACATCGCCCGGCACATCTTAAAGGCCCACTCGGCCGGTGAGAAGATCATGCGGCACAAGAAGTACCCGATCCCGGGAGCGGACGACGAGTACTTCCAGCGCGAACTTGCTCCGGTCACGCCGGAGATCGACGCCGCGATGCTTCGAAAATATCTGGCCTACGCAAAACGAAACTGCTTCCCGCTTTTAAAAGACGAGGCGAAGGAAGTTCTCGTCCAGTATTATCAGAGCCTTCGAAGCGTCGCCTACGAAAACTCCGACAAACCGGTCCCGATCACCGCCCGTCAGCTGGAGGCACTCGTCCGTCTCGCAGAAGCGAGCGCCCGGGTCCGGCTGGCCGACGAGGTGGAGCAGGAGGATGCGGAACGCGTGGTCAAGATCGTGGATGCCTGTCTGAGACAGGTGGCTTACGATGCGAAGACCGGCTCTCTTGATATCGACAAGATCACCACCGGAACATCCAGATCGGGCCGTGCGATCCGCCGCGAACTCAAAGAGACGATCGAGACGCTGATCCAGGCAAGCGACGACCGGGTCGCGAAGGTCGATCAGATCATGGAGACGATGGAGAACAAGTATCATTATAAGAGGGATGAGGTGGAACACATTCTCGAAAGAATGAGGATGGACGGGGAAGTGTTCCAGCCGAGGAACGGCCTGATCAAATTCACCGCACCCATGAGGTAATATAAATGGCAACAGACAGAGAAAACGCCGTGTTCGAAGCGGCAATCAAACTCGGGGCGCTCTACCATCAGTTCGTGGGAACGCCCATCTCACGTTCGACCGCAGAGATCGTTGAGGCCGCAATCGAAAGTGCGGTCTCTCTTCAGCCGTATGTGACGAAGATCACGGTCCGGCTGGACAAATCCTTAATGAATGAAAATCCGTTCGGCTACTCGGAACTTACCGGGGCGATGTACGATGCCGTTATCGAAACGAAGTACGGCGACGCGGTCTGCCGTGCAAGCCTGAAGTTCGAGAACGGCTATCCGCTGATGAAGATCATCGAGTAATGGAAAAATTTCCGATCCTCGACGATCATTTTCATATCAACCGGAGAACGGGCGTCGGCCCGTCGGTCGTGAAAGAGTTCATGCGTTCCGGCGGGACGCACATAGTGCTCGTTTCGCTCCCCTCCTGGTCGTGCGGTGTTACGCCGGTCACGCCCGATGACTACCGTGAGGTCTTCGACGAGCTGCTGACGGTTTCGGCGATGGTGAACGAACTCGGATGCGTCTGTTATCCGGTCGCGGGCGTCCACCCGGCCGAGATCGGGCGGCTTTCAGAGAGGCTCGGACTTTCGGCTGCCGAGGAGCTGATGTGCGGGGCGCTGGATGTCGCCGCCGAGTATGTCCGCGAGGGCAAATGTATCGGGCTGAAGTCCGGCCGGCCGCATTATCCGGTGACGCCCGATGTCTGGGAAGCGTCAAACCGTGTTCTTGAAAGAGCCCTTACGCTGTCGGGCGAGCTTGGCTGTTCTCTGCAGATCCATGCCGAGTCCGGCCCGTGCGAGGACGTGCCGGATCTCGCAAAATCCTGCGGGATGGATCCGTCCCGGGTCGTGAAGCATTTTGCGACCTGCGAGACGCCGCTTCATCCATCGATCACGGTCAGAGAGCCGTTTTTGAATCAGTGGTTTGCGGAAAAACGGGAGTTCACGCTCGAGAGTGATTATATGGATGATCTATCAAGGCCGGGTGCGGTGAACGGACCTCGGTCGGTCCCTCGCAGGATGCAGA from Methanocorpusculum labreanum Z includes:
- a CDS encoding serine hydrolase, whose translation is MIIIFKPVTALILGLFCIILVSGCITAAYDQTPAAGDLDKTIPEFDLYTEELFNKSGIPGMAVAIIQNDTVVYEKCFGVINLTTQEPVNADTRFQLASISKSFTTATIASMVGTGDLAWDDSAVEINPDLQFSDPWITEHVTIRDLLSHRTGLPEYAGDELAEFGYNRSETLFKLRYLALTGAFRSSYAYSNLGITAAAETAAIKAGIPWDELISERIFIPAGMTNSSAVFSDFAEAENHADTYVVTNGVAEQTAVLFNDDANSPAGGVSSTLNDMIRYLRLQLNDGNLDGVQVIDASALSETHKAQNILLSDYTTISAYGLGWDVVSADGRVRVEHGGDFTSGVSTLITLYPAEGMGIVVLTNGFPGGHVLKKAVVRGWEDMYFTGSVQNDWYAEIEEEINAAMEPGSSVLSPYSTLPEAPENASSPRDLVNYCGSYYQDYYGTITVEEGDSGLNLYLGPAEMQYVLTPYDGDAFYEPTTGTGVYFTFDSDENVQSVNITMLDLPGRTGVFTLI
- a CDS encoding MTH865 family protein, which codes for MPTWSYTGKDVSQTKAEESLKAIKGACFGCETHSADCPIAKAAGEVAGMPGFVPLTVKEQIHAQISGALAGASFPIDTPAALIVAFPDGADTTCQVGDLKMTAGEAGTLLTSADFPFTSAKSVADVIVERAGL
- a CDS encoding winged helix-turn-helix domain-containing protein, encoding MATTLSSSLTEIRELKKEVTGLRMDLKRFIEHANQQHVQNALTDLKQNYAGLFANDQVETAKSELSSNMVADCGMRDKCYGVFLEFLQNTSQHIKDGRVSEEIIQSYRDQLKNMREAGPFDRCDTCFSQVYRLFEKQVDLMQSLGIYEDSSREQESITDIPEETAVSELLEPIANVLRFQILKSLAVQTRTFSDLSGLTGLRGGNLLFHIKKLTESGMILQSHDRGDYVITDKGFKALNAVSALYRETHHA
- a CDS encoding SDR family NAD(P)-dependent oxidoreductase — protein: MINYCDLTGKVAVVAGASSGLGADAARAYAEAGAKVAMLARRTDKLEAVAKEIAEKGGDVFTYPCDVTNEQSVKEAVDAIVKHYGTIHILFNNAGIAQRGTVETLTVEEWDRSMDTNVKGIYLMSKYVVPHMKAQNYGKIVNTASINAIIGDKGDMFVRHVYNTSKAAVLGLTMGMATSYGQNNITVNAVGPGLFESEMTEGTLFKSSEFLAQYSRVCPLNRPAKRGELNGTILYFSSDMSSYVTGQFVVVAGGTELV
- a CDS encoding TrmB family transcriptional regulator, coding for MTDAGMSEDPLLSIQQRLISCGMREYEAKIYVTIFSRGILTAYEIHQFSGVPRGRVYDVLTALEQKGFISRSWEKPVYYTAEPVEKVSIRLVKDTLANLEHMTDCLNELQDVCYPLGGKIVGVHEFQTDLAIDTQIRMELRRSCKEVLILCFDERILQRYADDIKEAAKRIPVYVVVKDKKMAKFSPIKCYMVKRGIPMTTMEMPVSSKKQRLPVLAQFYHDRQGTIAILEHKGQMICLGLVNNVSVFVAQSILQNIERIDPEE
- a CDS encoding aldehyde dehydrogenase family protein, whose amino-acid sequence is MQSSLDVRNPATNEVIGTIPNAAPDDVDNFVNAAADILPTWEKTAASKRAVMFVNAASLMRARVEELAVLLTTEQGKPLREARDEILGSAHVFEYYASVSGSIPGDARNLPGYGYLNVVRKPLGVCAAIIPWNMPVMIFAWKAGAALACGNAVLAKPSKTASLTILKIAEALYEGGFPKEALQIVTGSGGEAGAALVSHPDVRHISFTGSVVSGKAVSLLAAPHLKKLTLELGGNDSFIVTKTADIDAAVKAAVRNRFYNCGQVCTSAKRILVDASLADEFVHKAEVMLSGYVVGNGLEKVNMGPVNNPDQLAQIEASVENILANGDAQLVYGGKRLEIPGNFYAPTLLKNVSPLAVSEEIFGPVMSVIPFNTPDEALDIANSTQYGLGSSVWTTDIGTARTFAESLKCGVVWVNKHLTLPPEMPFGGVGNSGFGRENGRDFVYEYTEPKSILFG
- a CDS encoding PaaI family thioesterase, giving the protein MHEYAEKIASIGAAANPTFMTLGITPVSWGNGQAVLKMKASDKMHNGVGFLQGGFYVILADEAIALAVLAELDPGSGTTTISETTEFIRGTKDDEIFAVAKIIQKGRRIVFAEAEVRRGSVEGDLLSKTTASYLVTQC